In Buchnera aphidicola (Hyadaphis tataricae), the genomic stretch TGATGTTAATCCAGTTTTTTGATATTTTTTTTTGGTTTTTTCAAATTCTTGATAACCTGATTGGTGCCAAATAATAATCTTGTTTTTTAAAATCACTGATACATCAGGAAAAATATGGTTAAGTATGGAAGCTCCTTGACTTCCACCTATCACTAGGACACGCAAAGGACCTGTTCTATTTTTAAAACGATCTGCAGGTTTTGGAATGTTTATAATATCTTCACAGATTGGATTACCGACTGTTGCAGCGTTGATTAATACACCAGGAAATGCCTGCATATTTTTTGTAGAGATTTTAGAAAGCCATTTATTAGTCATTCCTGCGATTTGATTCTGTTCATGTAAAATAAATGGTATTTTAGAATACCACGCTGCTATACATCCTGGACCCGATACATACCCCCCCATACCTAATATGATGTCTGGAGACCAATGTTTGATTATTTTTCTTATTTTATAACAAGCTTTCAATATGTATATTGGCGACAATAACAAATTTTTCAAACTAGCATTGCGTAAACCTTTAATTTTTATAAAATGTATTTTTATACCCTGTTGTGGTACCAATTTAGATTCAATATGGTTTTTCGTACCAATCCAATTAATCTTCCATCCTTTTTTGATCAAGAAATTTGCTATAGTTAGTCCTGGAAACACATGACCACCACTACCACCACCCATGATTATTATTTTTTTGGTAATCATTTTTTTGCCTTAGGAAACGCTTGTATTGTTCTCAATCTATTTTCAAAATCTATTCTTAATAGAAAAAAAATTGCAATAGAATTAACTATTAAGCTTGAACCGCCATAACTGATAAAGGGTAAAGTTAATCCTTTTGTAGGCAAAATTCCAGTGACTGCGCCGACATTAATTAAAGTTTGAAAACTAAACCAAATACCAATAGAACATGCTAAAAAACCTGAAAATATTTTTTGTTGTTCTAAAGATTGTTTTCCAATGTACATAGCTCTCAAAGAAATAGTAAAAATTGCTAATAATATGCAAGATGCACCAATATAACCGAGTTCCTCTCCTATAATAGAAAATATAAAATCACTGTGTGCATCAGGTAAATAGTATAATTTTTGTATTGAATTTCCTAAACCTTGACCAAAATAGTTACCTTGTCCTAAGGCTATTAAAGACTGTGTTAACTGATAACCATTACCAAATGGATCCTGCCAAGGATTCCAAAAAGATAATATTCTTTTAACACGATAAGGTTCCAATAAAATCAATAAAACAATCATCAAAATACTGATTAATACAATCATTAAAAATTGTTTTATTTTAACACCAGAAAGAAACAAAACTGACAAACTAGTAAAAAAAATAACTATTGCACTGCCTAAATCAGGTTCAGCTAGTAATAAAACGACTTGTATTACGATAATACTTATAGGTTTTAAAAATCCCCAAAAGTTATTGCGTGCCTCCTGATATTTTCTTGATAAATAATCAGATATATAACAGAAAGAAGAAATCTTACATATTTCTGAAGGTTGTATATGTAACAATCCTATATTTATCCATCTAGAAGATCCATGTATTGAATGCCCGATAAATAATACCGATCCAAGTAATAAAATTGAAATTATTAAGATAATTTTGCTATTTCTTTTCCAAAAAATCATGGGTATTTGTAATATAATACAAGACAAAACAAATATTAAAAAAAAATAAAATATTTCTCTTTTTACAAAAAAAAATGGATCATGATATAAGTTTTCACCTATCGGAATGGATGTAGACACGACCATAATCAATCCACATGCAAATAAAATTAAACTTAACCAAAACACTAAACGATCGTACAAAATAATATCAACATCATGTGATTTATATGTTCTTTTGTTTTTTTTTATATTGTTTTCTTTTTTTTTAAGTTTAT encodes the following:
- the murG gene encoding undecaprenyldiphospho-muramoylpentapeptide beta-N-acetylglucosaminyltransferase; translation: MITKKIIIMGGGSGGHVFPGLTIANFLIKKGWKINWIGTKNHIESKLVPQQGIKIHFIKIKGLRNASLKNLLLSPIYILKACYKIRKIIKHWSPDIILGMGGYVSGPGCIAAWYSKIPFILHEQNQIAGMTNKWLSKISTKNMQAFPGVLINAATVGNPICEDIINIPKPADRFKNRTGPLRVLVIGGSQGASILNHIFPDVSVILKNKIIIWHQSGYQEFEKTKKKYQKTGLTSNIITHFITNIADAYAWADIIVCRSGALTVSEISVVGLAAIFIPYPHQDQQQYKNAETLKNIGAAKIINQSFLNTQLLVNILNKVNREDLLIMAKKAYSIGVRNATLNVFKIINDIVNLK
- the ftsW gene encoding cell division protein FtsW, with the protein product MRCLLKLLRKSIDVLKDKLKKKENNIKKNKRTYKSHDVDIILYDRLVFWLSLILFACGLIMVVSTSIPIGENLYHDPFFFVKREIFYFFLIFVLSCIILQIPMIFWKRNSKIILIISILLLGSVLFIGHSIHGSSRWINIGLLHIQPSEICKISSFCYISDYLSRKYQEARNNFWGFLKPISIIVIQVVLLLAEPDLGSAIVIFFTSLSVLFLSGVKIKQFLMIVLISILMIVLLILLEPYRVKRILSFWNPWQDPFGNGYQLTQSLIALGQGNYFGQGLGNSIQKLYYLPDAHSDFIFSIIGEELGYIGASCILLAIFTISLRAMYIGKQSLEQQKIFSGFLACSIGIWFSFQTLINVGAVTGILPTKGLTLPFISYGGSSLIVNSIAIFFLLRIDFENRLRTIQAFPKAKK